The Tepidanaerobacter syntrophicus genomic interval CGAGATCACAGAAAAACTAGCCTTTTTTATCCTGGTTTCATCAAAAAATATCAAAAACCAAGATTTGCTCTGGAAAATATAGGTTTTTTAAAAAACAAAATAAAAAAAGATGATACTTTTGCTGCTATCCTCTTTATTTTTACCGCTATTGCGGCTAGTTTCGATTGTATGGACACGCTTAACAGACCGTATCCCCTTGCTCGATACAGCCCGTGAAATCGTTTAAGTTCGGCATTTTTGCCTTCGATAGAAGCTCTCTTTTTGTATTTTTCCTTAAACTCCTCGGTTTTTTGGTACTGCGATATTTCATAAAACTCCGGTGTATTTAAACCTACATTGAGAATTTTACGCGAACTTCTTTTGCAGCATTTATCGTGTATGGGGCATGCCTTGCACTGATTTATTTCAAAATAGTATTTGTAGGTTTCTTTTTTGTCTTTTTTAGATTTAAAATGCCTCCTTTTTTCTGTTATGTTGCCTTGGCTGCACTGCCACTGGTCGGAGTCTTTGTTATATGTAAATTCACTTTCATCGATTCTATAGACTGATTCGCTTACAGGTATATAGGCTTTTGCATTTATTTCTTTTATATCATCCAGTATGGGTTTTCTAAAATACGCTTTATCTGCATAAACTTCATCAATCCTTATGCCGGCTTTTTTTGTTTGTTCAAGCATTTCTTTTGTGTGGTTTCCGTCGGTATATGCTCCGTTCGCTGTTCTTACGCAAGTGATGATGCGTTCATCCGTTGTCATGGCAAACTCGGTTTTATAGCCGAAATAATTATGGTTTTTACTTTTATAGCCGACTCTTGCGTCTTCGGCTATTAGCGAACGCACTCCTTTTTGATTTATAAACTTAGGGGCGTCTAATATTTCCTTAGCTTTGTTTATTGCTTCCTTGGTCTTTTGTTCATTTGCGGATAAATTTTCGTTTACTTTATCTATTACAGTCTCTAAGTATTCTTTCATTTCGGCCTTAGCCTCTTTATGATCTTCAATTTCCTTGTAGGCCGGCGCTTCGGGTATATCTTCTAAGGTTTTTCCCGTTTCCTCTGTATATGTTTTAATGATCTTTTTTCCTAAATGTTTCATTAACCGTTCAGGGGTTTTTTTAATGGTAGTTGCTTGTATATGGGTAGTATCTATGCTTACGCTGCCTCCTTCTATGATTCCCTTTTCTACACATTGTCTTACGATTTCTGTTATGATTTCGTCTAAGGTTGATTCCTCCAAGCGATGGGTCCTGAATTTTGAAAGCAGGCTTTTATCCGGAAGGGCATCTTCAGGATTGAGGCCTATAAAATACAGGTAGGCAAGGTTTATGCTTGCTTCCTCTATTACTCTTTCATCCGAAAGGTTATATAGATGCTGCAAGAAAAGCAGCTTGCACATCATTTCCGGTTCTTTTGCAGGACGGCCAAACTCTTTGCAATAGCTGCCTTTTAGCAGTTCGTTGATAAAAGAAAAATCAACCACTG includes:
- a CDS encoding IS1182 family transposase; protein product: MLRLKPKQLSFHSLLYDKIPENHILKRIDSVVDFSFINELLKGSYCKEFGRPAKEPEMMCKLLFLQHLYNLSDERVIEEASINLAYLYFIGLNPEDALPDKSLLSKFRTHRLEESTLDEIITEIVRQCVEKGIIEGGSVSIDTTHIQATTIKKTPERLMKHLGKKIIKTYTEETGKTLEDIPEAPAYKEIEDHKEAKAEMKEYLETVIDKVNENLSANEQKTKEAINKAKEILDAPKFINQKGVRSLIAEDARVGYKSKNHNYFGYKTEFAMTTDERIITCVRTANGAYTDGNHTKEMLEQTKKAGIRIDEVYADKAYFRKPILDDIKEINAKAYIPVSESVYRIDESEFTYNKDSDQWQCSQGNITEKRRHFKSKKDKKETYKYYFEINQCKACPIHDKCCKRSSRKILNVGLNTPEFYEISQYQKTEEFKEKYKKRASIEGKNAELKRFHGLYRARGYGLLSVSIQSKLAAIAVKIKRIAAKVSSFFILFFKKPIFSRANLGF